A window of the Nitrospirota bacterium genome harbors these coding sequences:
- a CDS encoding aminopeptidase P family protein has translation MASSTARSQYATVFIAASETDANLYYATRFIAPDPFIYLEIKGERILVMSDLEMDRAKSQSSVDRVLSYSEVEGRAKTQGIAEPGTVEVVHILLREAGITQIRVPANFPFGHAIKFQSLGYQLHPKKEPFYEQRVVKTAEEVRCIEAAQRATEQAVTAAHDMLRRASINEGQLWFEGIPLTSERVKKLINVNLMECDCVAQHTIVAGGEQACDPHNEGSGPLPAHRSIIFDVFPRSATNRYFADMSRTVVRGTPSPELKRLYKTVLDAQEEAITKIKDGADGKRIHQGICSRFEKAGYKTGLVNGRMQGYFHGTGHGVGLDIHEMPRISRTGSLLQEGHVVTVEPGLYYPGLGAVRIEDMVLVTKDGCRNLTNSPKTFELG, from the coding sequence ATGGCGTCATCTACCGCTCGATCTCAATATGCCACGGTCTTCATCGCAGCCAGCGAGACCGACGCGAATCTATATTATGCGACGCGGTTTATTGCGCCTGACCCCTTTATCTATTTGGAGATTAAAGGGGAGCGGATTCTGGTGATGAGCGACCTCGAGATGGACCGGGCAAAGAGCCAATCGTCCGTCGATCGGGTACTCTCGTATTCGGAGGTCGAAGGGAGGGCAAAGACGCAGGGCATTGCCGAGCCAGGCACGGTCGAGGTCGTCCACATTTTGTTGCGGGAAGCCGGCATCACACAGATCCGAGTCCCTGCCAATTTTCCTTTCGGCCATGCCATCAAGTTCCAGTCCCTGGGATATCAGTTGCACCCGAAGAAGGAGCCCTTCTACGAACAACGTGTAGTCAAGACCGCCGAAGAAGTCCGCTGCATCGAGGCAGCTCAGCGTGCGACCGAACAGGCCGTCACAGCCGCCCATGACATGCTTCGTCGGGCCTCGATCAACGAGGGACAACTATGGTTCGAGGGCATACCGCTGACGTCGGAGCGAGTCAAGAAGCTAATCAATGTCAACTTAATGGAGTGCGACTGTGTCGCGCAACATACCATCGTCGCGGGAGGGGAGCAGGCCTGTGATCCACATAACGAAGGTAGTGGGCCGTTACCGGCTCATCGCAGCATTATCTTCGACGTGTTTCCCCGGTCCGCTACCAACCGGTATTTTGCCGACATGTCCAGGACCGTCGTCCGCGGGACCCCGAGTCCGGAATTGAAGCGGCTGTATAAGACCGTCCTGGATGCACAGGAAGAGGCCATCACAAAAATCAAAGATGGGGCAGATGGAAAAAGAATTCATCAGGGCATCTGCAGCCGGTTTGAAAAGGCGGGATATAAGACAGGGCTTGTCAATGGGCGCATGCAGGGCTACTTTCACGGGACCGGCCACGGGGTCGGACTCGACATCCATGAAATGCCGCGCATTAGCCGCACCGGATCGCTGCTCCAAGAAGGCCACGTTGTGACCGTCGAGCCGGGCCTGTATTATCCCGGAC